A region from the Aegilops tauschii subsp. strangulata cultivar AL8/78 chromosome 5, Aet v6.0, whole genome shotgun sequence genome encodes:
- the LOC109770526 gene encoding AUGMIN subunit 6 isoform X4, which translates to MSTDREKEREAELEGAMYTNCLLLGLDPVVLGSPAGAASPRVGLFRHSNPRLGEQLLYFLLSSLRGPAQSAKDFDKVWPIFDSAQSREFRKIVQCIISELEQQGALPRSNSRVSSLATCCGPRFVELLWQLSVHALREVHRRTFAADVASNPLPAALTDVSYLHAAALLPVTKARIALERRKFLKNANIAVQRQTTWSNLAHEMTAEFRSLCAEEAYLQQELEKLQDMRNKAKLEGELWDERISSSSGQNSHLVSKATRLWESILARKGQHEVLASGPIEDLIAHREHRYRISGSQLLAAMDTSSSIPHSELLSARAGETSQILDKQEQISLFQGKEEALPRLDDRNGRVQQTVDVAEILRRWTHALQRIHKQSLHLAKANDGEGPELLCSASDSETSSHADSLTATLAEHRQHLVSIQGLINQLKEAIPAMQQSITKLSEEVNSVPSNLMDQTNSRQLSVQNTVLGRPEESSGEVSEMTSKLCSTQIGKAGSSPALKLPPLFSLTPSSSGKGAQTQRRNALAHQPRQEIMPEEKALTHPSAKDQANENDGYFAHDIRRSVREAALSKPLSNMESPQDKSSDDGSEHFFIPLSTGAARKDVGAVANRRKQKIGPSSSQSKLPKSTSDLYFNPDSPMHTTPAVSSKLNGHDDPSSAANFFYPVSGQSFMTDDALDQVFSPPLLLESSLFPDMYEDLLAPLSETDAALMEH; encoded by the exons ATGTCGACCGATAGGGAgaaggagcgggaggcggagctGGAGGGCGCCATGTATACCAACTGCCTCCTCCTCGGCCTCGATCCAGTCGTCCTCGGCTCCCCCGCCGGCGCGGCCTCTCCTCGCGTCGGCCTCTTCCGGCACTCCAACCCTCGCCTCGGCGAACAGCTCCTCTACTTCCTCCTATCCTCACTCCGCGGCCCCGCGCAGTCCGCCAAG GACTTCGACAAAGTGTGGCCGATCTTTGATTCCGCGCAGTCCAGGGAGTTCCGCAAG ATCGTACAATGTATCATCAGCGAGCTGGAGCAGCAGGGAGCGCTGCCACGGAGCAACTCCAGGGTTTCGTCTCTCGCCACCTGCTGCGGGCCGAG ATTTGTTGAGCTTTTGTGGCAACTCTCTGTACATGCCTTGAGGGAAGTCCATAGGAGAACATTTGCGGCTGATGTAGCATCAAATCCACTGCCGGCAGCACTCACAGACGTTTCTTATCTTCATGCAGCTGCATTACTTCCTGTAACAAAG GCAAGGATTGCTCTTGAGAGGCGTAAATTTCTTAAAAATGCAAACATTGCTGTTCAAAGGCAGACAACCTGGTCAAATTTAGCCCATGAAATGACAGCTGAATTCCGAAGTCTATGTGCTGAAGAG GCATATCTGCAACAGGAGTTAGAGAAGCTACAAGATATGAGGAACAAAGCCAAGCTAGAGGGGGAACTGTGGGACGAACGTATCTCAAGCTCATCTGGACAGAATTCACATTTGGTATCTAAGGCAACACGTTTGTGGGAATCGATATTGGCTCGCAAAG GCCAGCATGAGGTTTTAGCTTCTGGGCCAATTGAAGATCTTATAGCACACCGTGAGCATAG GTACCGTATATCTGGATCGCAATTGCTAGCAGCAATGGATACAAGTTCAAGCATCCCACATTCTGAATTACTATCAGCCCGAGCTGGTGAAACGTCTCAAATTTTGGACAAGCAGGAGCAGATATCTTTATTCCAGGGAAAGGAAGAAGCTCTTCCAAGATTAGATGATAGGAATGGGCGTGTCCAACAAACTGTTGACGTAGCTGAAATTCTTCGACGTTGGACTCATGCTTTGCAGCGTATTCATAAACAATCTCTTCATTTG GCCAAAGCAAATGATGGGGAGGGGCCAGAATTACTCTGCAGTGCATCTGACAGCGAAACTAGTAGCCATGCCGACTCATTAACTGCAACATTGGCCGAACATCGCCAGCATTTAGTCAGTATACAG GGCCTAATTAATCAACTCAAGGAAGCTATTCCAGCAATGCAGCAGTCAATAACAAAACTTTCCGAAGAAGTTAATAGTGTACCTAGTAATCTGATGGATCAAACAAACTCCAGACAGTTGTCTGTCCAAAATACAGTGCTTGGAAGACCAGAA GAAAGCAGCGGCGAAGTTTCAGAGATGACTTCTAAGCTCTGTTCAACACAGATCGGCAAGGCTGGGAGTAGTCCTGCTCTAAAGCTACCTCCTCTATTTAGTCTGACTCCAAGTTCTTCTGGAAAAGGAGCACAGACACAAAGACGGAATGCCTTAGCACACCAACCTAGGCAAGAAATTATGCCTGAAGAGAAAGCACTTACCCACCCCTCAGCCAAAGATCAAGCAAATG AAAATGATGGTTATTTTGCTCATGACATCAGACGTTCTGTTCGTGAAGCTGCTCTATCAAAGCCATTGAGCAACATGGAGAGTCCACAGGACAAGAGTAGTGATGATGGTTCGGAGCACTTCTTCATTCCCCTATCAACAGGTGCTGCAAGGAAGGATGTGGGTGCCGTGGCAAACCgaagaaaacaaaagataggTCCATCGTCGTCACAGTCGAAGTTACCCAAGAGCACAAGCGATCTTTACTTCAATCCTGACAGCCCAATGCATACAACCCCAGCTGTGTCAAGTAAACTGAATGGCCATGACGATCCAAGCAGTGCTGCAAACTTTTTTTACCCAGTCAGTGGTCAGTCGTTTATGACAGATGATGCTCTTGATCAAGTATTCTCCCCGCCACTTCTGCTGGAGTCTTCCTTGTTCCCCGACATGTACGAGGACTTGCTTG CACCATTATCAGAAACTGATGCAGCTTTGATGGAACATTAG
- the LOC109770526 gene encoding AUGMIN subunit 6 isoform X1: MSTDREKEREAELEGAMYTNCLLLGLDPVVLGSPAGAASPRVGLFRHSNPRLGEQLLYFLLSSLRGPAQSAKDFDKVWPIFDSAQSREFRKIVQCIISELEQQGALPRSNSRVSSLATCCGPRFVELLWQLSVHALREVHRRTFAADVASNPLPAALTDVSYLHAAALLPVTKARIALERRKFLKNANIAVQRQTTWSNLAHEMTAEFRSLCAEEAYLQQELEKLQDMRNKAKLEGELWDERISSSSGQNSHLVSKATRLWESILARKGQHEVLASGPIEDLIAHREHRYRISGSQLLAAMDTSSSIPHSELLSARAGETSQILDKQEQISLFQGKEEALPRLDDRNGRVQQTVDVAEILRRWTHALQRIHKQSLHLAKANDGEGPELLCSASDSETSSHADSLTATLAEHRQHLVSIQGLINQLKEAIPAMQQSITKLSEEVNSVPSNLMDQTNSRQLSVQNTVLGRPEQESSGEVSEMTSKLCSTQIGKAGSSPALKLPPLFSLTPSSSGKGAQTQRRNALAHQPRQEIMPEEKALTHPSAKDQANGSMHENDGYFAHDIRRSVREAALSKPLSNMESPQDKSSDDGSEHFFIPLSTGAARKDVGAVANRRKQKIGPSSSQSKLPKSTSDLYFNPDSPMHTTPAVSSKLNGHDDPSSAANFFYPVSGQSFMTDDALDQVFSPPLLLESSLFPDMYEDLLAPLSETDAALMEH; the protein is encoded by the exons ATGTCGACCGATAGGGAgaaggagcgggaggcggagctGGAGGGCGCCATGTATACCAACTGCCTCCTCCTCGGCCTCGATCCAGTCGTCCTCGGCTCCCCCGCCGGCGCGGCCTCTCCTCGCGTCGGCCTCTTCCGGCACTCCAACCCTCGCCTCGGCGAACAGCTCCTCTACTTCCTCCTATCCTCACTCCGCGGCCCCGCGCAGTCCGCCAAG GACTTCGACAAAGTGTGGCCGATCTTTGATTCCGCGCAGTCCAGGGAGTTCCGCAAG ATCGTACAATGTATCATCAGCGAGCTGGAGCAGCAGGGAGCGCTGCCACGGAGCAACTCCAGGGTTTCGTCTCTCGCCACCTGCTGCGGGCCGAG ATTTGTTGAGCTTTTGTGGCAACTCTCTGTACATGCCTTGAGGGAAGTCCATAGGAGAACATTTGCGGCTGATGTAGCATCAAATCCACTGCCGGCAGCACTCACAGACGTTTCTTATCTTCATGCAGCTGCATTACTTCCTGTAACAAAG GCAAGGATTGCTCTTGAGAGGCGTAAATTTCTTAAAAATGCAAACATTGCTGTTCAAAGGCAGACAACCTGGTCAAATTTAGCCCATGAAATGACAGCTGAATTCCGAAGTCTATGTGCTGAAGAG GCATATCTGCAACAGGAGTTAGAGAAGCTACAAGATATGAGGAACAAAGCCAAGCTAGAGGGGGAACTGTGGGACGAACGTATCTCAAGCTCATCTGGACAGAATTCACATTTGGTATCTAAGGCAACACGTTTGTGGGAATCGATATTGGCTCGCAAAG GCCAGCATGAGGTTTTAGCTTCTGGGCCAATTGAAGATCTTATAGCACACCGTGAGCATAG GTACCGTATATCTGGATCGCAATTGCTAGCAGCAATGGATACAAGTTCAAGCATCCCACATTCTGAATTACTATCAGCCCGAGCTGGTGAAACGTCTCAAATTTTGGACAAGCAGGAGCAGATATCTTTATTCCAGGGAAAGGAAGAAGCTCTTCCAAGATTAGATGATAGGAATGGGCGTGTCCAACAAACTGTTGACGTAGCTGAAATTCTTCGACGTTGGACTCATGCTTTGCAGCGTATTCATAAACAATCTCTTCATTTG GCCAAAGCAAATGATGGGGAGGGGCCAGAATTACTCTGCAGTGCATCTGACAGCGAAACTAGTAGCCATGCCGACTCATTAACTGCAACATTGGCCGAACATCGCCAGCATTTAGTCAGTATACAG GGCCTAATTAATCAACTCAAGGAAGCTATTCCAGCAATGCAGCAGTCAATAACAAAACTTTCCGAAGAAGTTAATAGTGTACCTAGTAATCTGATGGATCAAACAAACTCCAGACAGTTGTCTGTCCAAAATACAGTGCTTGGAAGACCAGAA CAGGAAAGCAGCGGCGAAGTTTCAGAGATGACTTCTAAGCTCTGTTCAACACAGATCGGCAAGGCTGGGAGTAGTCCTGCTCTAAAGCTACCTCCTCTATTTAGTCTGACTCCAAGTTCTTCTGGAAAAGGAGCACAGACACAAAGACGGAATGCCTTAGCACACCAACCTAGGCAAGAAATTATGCCTGAAGAGAAAGCACTTACCCACCCCTCAGCCAAAGATCAAGCAAATGGTTCGATGCATG AAAATGATGGTTATTTTGCTCATGACATCAGACGTTCTGTTCGTGAAGCTGCTCTATCAAAGCCATTGAGCAACATGGAGAGTCCACAGGACAAGAGTAGTGATGATGGTTCGGAGCACTTCTTCATTCCCCTATCAACAGGTGCTGCAAGGAAGGATGTGGGTGCCGTGGCAAACCgaagaaaacaaaagataggTCCATCGTCGTCACAGTCGAAGTTACCCAAGAGCACAAGCGATCTTTACTTCAATCCTGACAGCCCAATGCATACAACCCCAGCTGTGTCAAGTAAACTGAATGGCCATGACGATCCAAGCAGTGCTGCAAACTTTTTTTACCCAGTCAGTGGTCAGTCGTTTATGACAGATGATGCTCTTGATCAAGTATTCTCCCCGCCACTTCTGCTGGAGTCTTCCTTGTTCCCCGACATGTACGAGGACTTGCTTG CACCATTATCAGAAACTGATGCAGCTTTGATGGAACATTAG
- the LOC109770526 gene encoding AUGMIN subunit 6 isoform X2, with amino-acid sequence MSTDREKEREAELEGAMYTNCLLLGLDPVVLGSPAGAASPRVGLFRHSNPRLGEQLLYFLLSSLRGPAQSAKDFDKVWPIFDSAQSREFRKIVQCIISELEQQGALPRSNSRVSSLATCCGPRFVELLWQLSVHALREVHRRTFAADVASNPLPAALTDVSYLHAAALLPVTKARIALERRKFLKNANIAVQRQTTWSNLAHEMTAEFRSLCAEEAYLQQELEKLQDMRNKAKLEGELWDERISSSSGQNSHLVSKATRLWESILARKGQHEVLASGPIEDLIAHREHRYRISGSQLLAAMDTSSSIPHSELLSARAGETSQILDKQEQISLFQGKEEALPRLDDRNGRVQQTVDVAEILRRWTHALQRIHKQSLHLAKANDGEGPELLCSASDSETSSHADSLTATLAEHRQHLVSIQGLINQLKEAIPAMQQSITKLSEEVNSVPSNLMDQTNSRQLSVQNTVLGRPEESSGEVSEMTSKLCSTQIGKAGSSPALKLPPLFSLTPSSSGKGAQTQRRNALAHQPRQEIMPEEKALTHPSAKDQANGSMHENDGYFAHDIRRSVREAALSKPLSNMESPQDKSSDDGSEHFFIPLSTGAARKDVGAVANRRKQKIGPSSSQSKLPKSTSDLYFNPDSPMHTTPAVSSKLNGHDDPSSAANFFYPVSGQSFMTDDALDQVFSPPLLLESSLFPDMYEDLLAPLSETDAALMEH; translated from the exons ATGTCGACCGATAGGGAgaaggagcgggaggcggagctGGAGGGCGCCATGTATACCAACTGCCTCCTCCTCGGCCTCGATCCAGTCGTCCTCGGCTCCCCCGCCGGCGCGGCCTCTCCTCGCGTCGGCCTCTTCCGGCACTCCAACCCTCGCCTCGGCGAACAGCTCCTCTACTTCCTCCTATCCTCACTCCGCGGCCCCGCGCAGTCCGCCAAG GACTTCGACAAAGTGTGGCCGATCTTTGATTCCGCGCAGTCCAGGGAGTTCCGCAAG ATCGTACAATGTATCATCAGCGAGCTGGAGCAGCAGGGAGCGCTGCCACGGAGCAACTCCAGGGTTTCGTCTCTCGCCACCTGCTGCGGGCCGAG ATTTGTTGAGCTTTTGTGGCAACTCTCTGTACATGCCTTGAGGGAAGTCCATAGGAGAACATTTGCGGCTGATGTAGCATCAAATCCACTGCCGGCAGCACTCACAGACGTTTCTTATCTTCATGCAGCTGCATTACTTCCTGTAACAAAG GCAAGGATTGCTCTTGAGAGGCGTAAATTTCTTAAAAATGCAAACATTGCTGTTCAAAGGCAGACAACCTGGTCAAATTTAGCCCATGAAATGACAGCTGAATTCCGAAGTCTATGTGCTGAAGAG GCATATCTGCAACAGGAGTTAGAGAAGCTACAAGATATGAGGAACAAAGCCAAGCTAGAGGGGGAACTGTGGGACGAACGTATCTCAAGCTCATCTGGACAGAATTCACATTTGGTATCTAAGGCAACACGTTTGTGGGAATCGATATTGGCTCGCAAAG GCCAGCATGAGGTTTTAGCTTCTGGGCCAATTGAAGATCTTATAGCACACCGTGAGCATAG GTACCGTATATCTGGATCGCAATTGCTAGCAGCAATGGATACAAGTTCAAGCATCCCACATTCTGAATTACTATCAGCCCGAGCTGGTGAAACGTCTCAAATTTTGGACAAGCAGGAGCAGATATCTTTATTCCAGGGAAAGGAAGAAGCTCTTCCAAGATTAGATGATAGGAATGGGCGTGTCCAACAAACTGTTGACGTAGCTGAAATTCTTCGACGTTGGACTCATGCTTTGCAGCGTATTCATAAACAATCTCTTCATTTG GCCAAAGCAAATGATGGGGAGGGGCCAGAATTACTCTGCAGTGCATCTGACAGCGAAACTAGTAGCCATGCCGACTCATTAACTGCAACATTGGCCGAACATCGCCAGCATTTAGTCAGTATACAG GGCCTAATTAATCAACTCAAGGAAGCTATTCCAGCAATGCAGCAGTCAATAACAAAACTTTCCGAAGAAGTTAATAGTGTACCTAGTAATCTGATGGATCAAACAAACTCCAGACAGTTGTCTGTCCAAAATACAGTGCTTGGAAGACCAGAA GAAAGCAGCGGCGAAGTTTCAGAGATGACTTCTAAGCTCTGTTCAACACAGATCGGCAAGGCTGGGAGTAGTCCTGCTCTAAAGCTACCTCCTCTATTTAGTCTGACTCCAAGTTCTTCTGGAAAAGGAGCACAGACACAAAGACGGAATGCCTTAGCACACCAACCTAGGCAAGAAATTATGCCTGAAGAGAAAGCACTTACCCACCCCTCAGCCAAAGATCAAGCAAATGGTTCGATGCATG AAAATGATGGTTATTTTGCTCATGACATCAGACGTTCTGTTCGTGAAGCTGCTCTATCAAAGCCATTGAGCAACATGGAGAGTCCACAGGACAAGAGTAGTGATGATGGTTCGGAGCACTTCTTCATTCCCCTATCAACAGGTGCTGCAAGGAAGGATGTGGGTGCCGTGGCAAACCgaagaaaacaaaagataggTCCATCGTCGTCACAGTCGAAGTTACCCAAGAGCACAAGCGATCTTTACTTCAATCCTGACAGCCCAATGCATACAACCCCAGCTGTGTCAAGTAAACTGAATGGCCATGACGATCCAAGCAGTGCTGCAAACTTTTTTTACCCAGTCAGTGGTCAGTCGTTTATGACAGATGATGCTCTTGATCAAGTATTCTCCCCGCCACTTCTGCTGGAGTCTTCCTTGTTCCCCGACATGTACGAGGACTTGCTTG CACCATTATCAGAAACTGATGCAGCTTTGATGGAACATTAG
- the LOC109770526 gene encoding AUGMIN subunit 6 isoform X3: MSTDREKEREAELEGAMYTNCLLLGLDPVVLGSPAGAASPRVGLFRHSNPRLGEQLLYFLLSSLRGPAQSAKDFDKVWPIFDSAQSREFRKIVQCIISELEQQGALPRSNSRVSSLATCCGPRFVELLWQLSVHALREVHRRTFAADVASNPLPAALTDVSYLHAAALLPVTKARIALERRKFLKNANIAVQRQTTWSNLAHEMTAEFRSLCAEEAYLQQELEKLQDMRNKAKLEGELWDERISSSSGQNSHLVSKATRLWESILARKGQHEVLASGPIEDLIAHREHRYRISGSQLLAAMDTSSSIPHSELLSARAGETSQILDKQEQISLFQGKEEALPRLDDRNGRVQQTVDVAEILRRWTHALQRIHKQSLHLAKANDGEGPELLCSASDSETSSHADSLTATLAEHRQHLVSIQGLINQLKEAIPAMQQSITKLSEEVNSVPSNLMDQTNSRQLSVQNTVLGRPEQESSGEVSEMTSKLCSTQIGKAGSSPALKLPPLFSLTPSSSGKGAQTQRRNALAHQPRQEIMPEEKALTHPSAKDQANENDGYFAHDIRRSVREAALSKPLSNMESPQDKSSDDGSEHFFIPLSTGAARKDVGAVANRRKQKIGPSSSQSKLPKSTSDLYFNPDSPMHTTPAVSSKLNGHDDPSSAANFFYPVSGQSFMTDDALDQVFSPPLLLESSLFPDMYEDLLAPLSETDAALMEH, from the exons ATGTCGACCGATAGGGAgaaggagcgggaggcggagctGGAGGGCGCCATGTATACCAACTGCCTCCTCCTCGGCCTCGATCCAGTCGTCCTCGGCTCCCCCGCCGGCGCGGCCTCTCCTCGCGTCGGCCTCTTCCGGCACTCCAACCCTCGCCTCGGCGAACAGCTCCTCTACTTCCTCCTATCCTCACTCCGCGGCCCCGCGCAGTCCGCCAAG GACTTCGACAAAGTGTGGCCGATCTTTGATTCCGCGCAGTCCAGGGAGTTCCGCAAG ATCGTACAATGTATCATCAGCGAGCTGGAGCAGCAGGGAGCGCTGCCACGGAGCAACTCCAGGGTTTCGTCTCTCGCCACCTGCTGCGGGCCGAG ATTTGTTGAGCTTTTGTGGCAACTCTCTGTACATGCCTTGAGGGAAGTCCATAGGAGAACATTTGCGGCTGATGTAGCATCAAATCCACTGCCGGCAGCACTCACAGACGTTTCTTATCTTCATGCAGCTGCATTACTTCCTGTAACAAAG GCAAGGATTGCTCTTGAGAGGCGTAAATTTCTTAAAAATGCAAACATTGCTGTTCAAAGGCAGACAACCTGGTCAAATTTAGCCCATGAAATGACAGCTGAATTCCGAAGTCTATGTGCTGAAGAG GCATATCTGCAACAGGAGTTAGAGAAGCTACAAGATATGAGGAACAAAGCCAAGCTAGAGGGGGAACTGTGGGACGAACGTATCTCAAGCTCATCTGGACAGAATTCACATTTGGTATCTAAGGCAACACGTTTGTGGGAATCGATATTGGCTCGCAAAG GCCAGCATGAGGTTTTAGCTTCTGGGCCAATTGAAGATCTTATAGCACACCGTGAGCATAG GTACCGTATATCTGGATCGCAATTGCTAGCAGCAATGGATACAAGTTCAAGCATCCCACATTCTGAATTACTATCAGCCCGAGCTGGTGAAACGTCTCAAATTTTGGACAAGCAGGAGCAGATATCTTTATTCCAGGGAAAGGAAGAAGCTCTTCCAAGATTAGATGATAGGAATGGGCGTGTCCAACAAACTGTTGACGTAGCTGAAATTCTTCGACGTTGGACTCATGCTTTGCAGCGTATTCATAAACAATCTCTTCATTTG GCCAAAGCAAATGATGGGGAGGGGCCAGAATTACTCTGCAGTGCATCTGACAGCGAAACTAGTAGCCATGCCGACTCATTAACTGCAACATTGGCCGAACATCGCCAGCATTTAGTCAGTATACAG GGCCTAATTAATCAACTCAAGGAAGCTATTCCAGCAATGCAGCAGTCAATAACAAAACTTTCCGAAGAAGTTAATAGTGTACCTAGTAATCTGATGGATCAAACAAACTCCAGACAGTTGTCTGTCCAAAATACAGTGCTTGGAAGACCAGAA CAGGAAAGCAGCGGCGAAGTTTCAGAGATGACTTCTAAGCTCTGTTCAACACAGATCGGCAAGGCTGGGAGTAGTCCTGCTCTAAAGCTACCTCCTCTATTTAGTCTGACTCCAAGTTCTTCTGGAAAAGGAGCACAGACACAAAGACGGAATGCCTTAGCACACCAACCTAGGCAAGAAATTATGCCTGAAGAGAAAGCACTTACCCACCCCTCAGCCAAAGATCAAGCAAATG AAAATGATGGTTATTTTGCTCATGACATCAGACGTTCTGTTCGTGAAGCTGCTCTATCAAAGCCATTGAGCAACATGGAGAGTCCACAGGACAAGAGTAGTGATGATGGTTCGGAGCACTTCTTCATTCCCCTATCAACAGGTGCTGCAAGGAAGGATGTGGGTGCCGTGGCAAACCgaagaaaacaaaagataggTCCATCGTCGTCACAGTCGAAGTTACCCAAGAGCACAAGCGATCTTTACTTCAATCCTGACAGCCCAATGCATACAACCCCAGCTGTGTCAAGTAAACTGAATGGCCATGACGATCCAAGCAGTGCTGCAAACTTTTTTTACCCAGTCAGTGGTCAGTCGTTTATGACAGATGATGCTCTTGATCAAGTATTCTCCCCGCCACTTCTGCTGGAGTCTTCCTTGTTCCCCGACATGTACGAGGACTTGCTTG CACCATTATCAGAAACTGATGCAGCTTTGATGGAACATTAG